One stretch of Candidatus Methylomirabilis sp. DNA includes these proteins:
- a CDS encoding HIT family protein has protein sequence MADCVFCKIRDGEVPAMKLHEDARTVAFMDINPLTEGHLLVMTQAHAPTLLDADEEDLTAVMRTVRRMARALQAALRPDGINLLQANGEAAFQSVPHFHMHVVPRWKGDGKGLTWTRTRGDLEKVRATAEKIRAFL, from the coding sequence ATGGCCGACTGTGTCTTCTGCAAGATCCGGGATGGGGAAGTCCCCGCGATGAAGCTCCACGAGGATGCCCGGACGGTGGCCTTCATGGACATCAACCCGCTCACCGAGGGGCACCTCCTGGTGATGACCCAGGCCCATGCCCCGACGCTCCTGGACGCGGACGAGGAGGACCTGACCGCCGTCATGCGGACCGTCCGGCGGATGGCGCGGGCGCTGCAGGCCGCGCTCCGCCCCGACGGGATCAACCTCCTCCAGGCGAACGGCGAGGCCGCCTTCCAGTCGGTCCCGCACTTCCACATGCACGTGGTCCCCCGCTGGAAGGGCGACGGCAAGGGCCTGACCTGGACGCGCACCCGGGGGGACCTGGAAAAGGTCAGGGCGACGGCCGAGAAGATCCGGGCGTTCCTCTGA
- the recO gene encoding DNA repair protein RecO, producing MPLKATQAIVIGGHNLGEADRIVVFFSRGVGKVRAVAAGARRIRSRFGGCLELFTSGRLLYFERPNRDLHRVSEFAILHPYAGLRADLDRLAAGAYAVDLLRGAVEEGEPPGGLFDLLLGILSELEDGPPSAAALRAYEVRLLCLLGYLPELTRCVGCRRAAPQAASAAFSPRQGGLLCSTCRTAAPDPFPLGPEALGFLRGALRAEFQAAARAALPPAALEELRALLRAAYQERVGRAPRSATFLEAVAASPAPATGENRRSQGDVR from the coding sequence ATGCCGCTCAAGGCCACGCAGGCCATCGTGATCGGCGGACACAACCTGGGCGAGGCGGACCGGATCGTGGTCTTCTTCAGCCGGGGGGTGGGAAAGGTCCGGGCGGTGGCGGCGGGCGCTCGGCGGATCCGGAGCCGCTTCGGCGGGTGCCTGGAGTTGTTCACCTCCGGCCGGCTCCTCTACTTCGAGCGGCCCAACCGGGACCTGCACCGGGTGAGCGAGTTCGCCATCCTGCACCCCTATGCCGGCCTGCGCGCCGATCTGGACCGCCTCGCGGCGGGCGCCTATGCGGTGGATCTCCTCCGGGGTGCGGTGGAAGAGGGGGAGCCGCCGGGGGGTCTCTTCGATCTCTTGCTCGGGATCTTGAGCGAGCTCGAAGACGGCCCGCCGTCAGCGGCCGCCCTCCGGGCCTACGAGGTGCGGCTCCTCTGCTTGTTGGGGTACCTCCCCGAGCTCACGCGCTGCGTCGGGTGCCGCCGGGCCGCCCCGCAGGCGGCGTCGGCCGCCTTCAGCCCCCGCCAGGGAGGTCTTCTCTGCTCCACCTGTCGCACCGCGGCGCCCGATCCCTTCCCCCTCGGCCCCGAGGCCCTCGGGTTCCTGCGGGGGGCCCTCCGGGCCGAGTTTCAGGCGGCGGCCCGCGCTGCGCTCCCCCCCGCGGCGCTGGAGGAGCTCCGCGCCCTCCTGCGGGCGGCCTACCAGGAGCGCGTGGGCCGGGCGCCCCGCTCGGCGACCTTCCTGGAGGCGGTGGCGGCGAGCCCGGCGCCGGCTACCGGCGAGAATCGCCGAAGCCAAGGAGACGTGCGATGA
- a CDS encoding DUF169 domain-containing protein: MTDYRSIEERLTRSLSLTRRPVAVTFAETAPVGVPRFAGTEPSGCSFWRLAAAGRTFYTVPSDHFHCAVGSYTHTIPLPPERAGELEQTLGFMTGIGYVRREEVPGIPRLPRTPGAVIYAPLADAPVPPDVVLVAGRPGRLMLLQEAAIRAQVGVAVGFLGRPTCMALPAALASGVIASTGCIGNRVYTDLGEDELTVAVPGKALAAVSEEIGTIAAANATLAEYHRDRRQALATE, translated from the coding sequence ATGACGGACTATCGGAGTATCGAGGAACGCCTGACCCGGTCGCTGTCCCTCACGCGGCGTCCCGTCGCCGTCACCTTCGCCGAGACGGCGCCGGTGGGGGTCCCCCGGTTCGCCGGCACGGAGCCGTCGGGCTGCTCCTTCTGGCGGCTCGCCGCCGCGGGGCGGACCTTCTACACCGTCCCGAGCGACCATTTCCACTGCGCGGTCGGCTCCTACACTCATACCATCCCCCTCCCGCCGGAGCGCGCCGGTGAACTGGAGCAGACGCTCGGGTTCATGACCGGGATCGGCTACGTGAGGCGGGAGGAGGTTCCCGGGATCCCGCGCCTGCCGCGGACCCCGGGAGCCGTGATCTATGCCCCGCTGGCCGATGCCCCCGTGCCCCCCGACGTGGTGCTCGTCGCGGGCCGGCCTGGGCGCCTGATGCTCCTCCAGGAGGCCGCGATACGCGCGCAGGTGGGGGTGGCGGTGGGCTTCCTCGGCCGGCCGACCTGCATGGCCCTGCCTGCCGCCCTCGCCTCCGGCGTCATCGCGAGCACGGGATGCATCGGCAATCGCGTCTACACCGACCTGGGGGAAGACGAACTCACCGTGGCGGTGCCGGGGAAGGCCCTGGCTGCCGTCAGCGAGGAGATCGGGACCATCGCCGCGGCCAACGCGACGTTAGCCGAGTATCACCGGGACCGGCGGCAGGCGCTCGCCACGGAGTAG
- the glyS gene encoding glycine--tRNA ligase subunit beta, with translation MPAPTRTRGQAQELLLEIGTEEIPSVFLPDALRNLAAAAERLLKEHRLSLRAARPYATPRRLVLVVEGLAAAQEPGRRKVVGPPRGVAFDAAGKPTKAAEGFARAQGIPVTQLKVEPTDRGEYVVVEFVDRGAPTREILPTLLPRLITGLPFPKMMRWGNATVRFVRPIRWLLCLYGGKVVPFEIDGVQSGPVTYGHRFLSPGPARVRDFASYQRALERKQVIVDQGRRRELVRELATRAAAKVGGRAVLEEDLVESVTHLVEFPNVVCGGFEREFLELPREVIITPMRKHQRYFPVVDKAGNLLPYFVAISNMRARDMGLIQAGNERVLRARLTDAVFYYQEDRKRPLPERVPALKQVIFQEKLGTVYDKTERLRALAGAMAAAVAPDLTEATKRAAFLCKADLTTSMVKEFTELQGVMGREYARLAGEEARVCQAIEEHYWPRYAGDRVPASKVGGFVALADRLDSIVGCFGIGLIPTGSEDPYALRRAATGIVQILWDVGLSLDCGPLIRTALQALGPRLSRPAGEVEREVGQFLAARLLGLMVERGIPADVAAAVLPADKAPADVPDAARRAQALLDLKASAQDFQQLTVALKRVMNILPPNFAGKVEVAALKETAERELHGAVTRLRDEVTRLVAARDYLEALRRIATLRPVVDRFFTDVMVMVEDPALRTNRLALLAETAALFSRIADFRHLTTS, from the coding sequence ATGCCAGCACCGACCCGAACCCGCGGACAGGCGCAGGAGCTCCTCCTGGAGATCGGGACGGAGGAGATCCCGTCCGTCTTCCTCCCCGATGCCCTCCGGAACCTTGCGGCGGCGGCCGAGCGGCTCCTGAAGGAGCACCGCCTGAGCCTCCGCGCGGCCCGCCCCTACGCCACCCCGCGGCGCCTGGTCCTGGTGGTGGAGGGACTGGCGGCCGCCCAGGAACCCGGCCGCCGCAAGGTGGTGGGGCCGCCCAGGGGGGTGGCCTTCGATGCCGCCGGCAAGCCCACCAAGGCGGCGGAGGGGTTCGCCCGGGCTCAGGGCATTCCCGTCACGCAGCTCAAGGTCGAGCCGACCGACCGGGGGGAGTACGTGGTGGTGGAGTTCGTGGACCGCGGGGCGCCCACCCGGGAGATCCTCCCGACGCTCCTGCCGCGGCTCATCACCGGCCTCCCCTTCCCCAAGATGATGCGGTGGGGGAACGCCACGGTCCGCTTCGTCCGGCCGATCCGCTGGCTCCTCTGCCTCTACGGGGGGAAGGTGGTCCCCTTCGAGATCGACGGGGTCCAGAGCGGCCCCGTGACCTACGGCCACCGGTTCCTCAGCCCGGGGCCCGCCCGGGTGCGGGACTTCGCCTCCTACCAGCGGGCGCTCGAGCGCAAGCAGGTCATCGTGGACCAGGGCCGGCGCCGGGAGCTGGTGCGGGAGCTCGCCACCCGGGCCGCCGCGAAGGTCGGCGGCCGGGCGGTCCTCGAGGAGGACCTGGTGGAGAGCGTCACCCACCTGGTGGAGTTCCCCAACGTCGTCTGCGGGGGATTCGAGCGGGAGTTCCTGGAGCTGCCCCGGGAGGTCATCATCACCCCGATGCGCAAGCACCAGCGGTACTTCCCGGTGGTGGACAAGGCGGGGAACCTCCTTCCCTACTTCGTCGCGATCAGCAACATGCGGGCCCGGGACATGGGGCTCATCCAGGCGGGGAACGAGCGGGTCCTGCGCGCCCGCCTCACCGACGCCGTCTTCTACTACCAGGAGGACCGGAAGCGGCCGCTGCCGGAGCGGGTGCCGGCCCTCAAACAGGTCATCTTCCAGGAGAAGCTGGGGACGGTCTACGACAAGACGGAGCGCCTCCGGGCCCTGGCCGGCGCCATGGCGGCCGCGGTCGCCCCCGACCTGACCGAGGCGACGAAGCGGGCGGCCTTCCTCTGCAAGGCCGATCTGACCACCAGCATGGTGAAGGAGTTCACCGAGCTGCAGGGGGTGATGGGGCGGGAGTACGCGCGGCTGGCCGGGGAGGAGGCGCGGGTCTGCCAGGCGATCGAGGAGCACTACTGGCCCCGCTACGCCGGGGACCGGGTCCCGGCCTCGAAGGTGGGGGGCTTCGTCGCGCTCGCCGATCGCCTCGATTCCATCGTGGGGTGCTTCGGGATCGGCCTCATCCCCACCGGCTCGGAGGATCCCTACGCCCTCCGGCGGGCGGCCACCGGGATCGTCCAGATCCTCTGGGACGTGGGCCTCTCCCTGGACTGCGGCCCCCTCATCCGGACCGCCCTGCAGGCCCTCGGCCCCCGCCTCAGCCGGCCGGCCGGCGAGGTCGAGCGGGAGGTGGGGCAGTTCCTGGCTGCTCGCCTCCTCGGGCTGATGGTCGAGCGGGGGATCCCGGCCGACGTGGCGGCCGCGGTGCTCCCGGCCGACAAGGCCCCGGCCGACGTGCCGGACGCGGCCCGCCGCGCGCAGGCGCTGTTGGACCTGAAGGCCTCGGCCCAGGACTTCCAGCAGCTCACGGTCGCGCTGAAGCGGGTGATGAACATCCTCCCGCCCAACTTCGCGGGGAAGGTAGAGGTGGCGGCGCTGAAGGAGACCGCGGAGCGGGAGCTGCACGGCGCGGTGACCCGGCTGCGGGACGAGGTGACGCGCCTCGTGGCGGCCCGGGACTACCTGGAGGCCCTCCGCCGGATCGCCACCCTGCGTCCCGTGGTGGATCGGTTCTTCACCGACGTGATGGTGATGGTGGAGGATCCCGCGCTCCGCACGAACCGGCTGGCGCTCCTCGCCGAGACGGCCGCTCTCTTCTCCCGGATTGCCGACTTCCGCCACCTCACCACGTCCTAG
- a CDS encoding DUF488 family protein, which yields MAPVVRRPAKLPPSQRLPRRRGQVFLKRVYEPAKPADGYRVLVDRLWPRGLTRDAARIQAWLKDLAPSDGLRTWYGHERERWAEFRRRYREELASPDKQAALRALAERARREAVTLVFAAADPDRNNAIVLKEILEGILEKRAAGAEAGPPRGGRSRRAGRS from the coding sequence ATGGCTCCCGTGGTTCGCCGTCCGGCGAAGCTCCCGCCGTCCCAGCGGCTGCCGCGGCGACGGGGGCAGGTGTTCTTGAAGCGCGTGTACGAGCCGGCGAAGCCCGCGGACGGCTACCGGGTCCTCGTGGACCGGCTCTGGCCTCGCGGGCTCACCCGGGACGCGGCCCGGATTCAGGCGTGGCTGAAGGATCTGGCCCCCTCCGATGGCCTGCGGACCTGGTACGGCCACGAGCGGGAGCGGTGGGCCGAGTTCCGCCGGCGCTACCGGGAGGAACTGGCGAGCCCCGACAAGCAGGCGGCGCTGCGCGCGTTAGCGGAGCGGGCCCGCCGGGAGGCCGTGACCCTGGTCTTCGCGGCGGCCGATCCGGACCGGAACAACGCGATCGTCCTGAAGGAGATCCTGGAGGGGATCCTGGAGAAGCGGGCGGCCGGCGCCGAGGCGGGCCCGCCCCGGGGGGGCCGGAGCCGGCGCGCCGGCCGCTCCTAG
- the ppdK gene encoding pyruvate, phosphate dikinase, translating into MAKKYVYFFAKGKAEGRAVMKDLLGGKGSNLAEMTALGVPVPPGFTITTEACVEFMRRKGKFPPGLWEQVRKNLARLEEAMGARFGDPENPLLVSVRSGARVSMPGMMDTVLNLGLNDRTVQGLIARSGNPRFAYDCYRRFVQMFGDVVLGLKPESQEERDPFEVALEQKKREERVTHDTELSAGTLKDLVTRFKTLIRQRKGVAFPEDPEEQLRLAVSAVFASWDNPRAVKYRELNRIPADWGTAINVQAMVFGNLGETSASGVAFTRDPATGTRRLYGEFLVNAQGEDVVAGIRTPQPLDDLHRLLPKAYREFTRIAARLEKHFRDMQDIEFTIQDRRLYILQTRTGKRTGTAAVKIAVDMAREGLIDRRMALLRVDPRQLEQLLHPMIDPKAKLQRVARGLAASPGAAVGRVVFTADEAEAWAARGEKVILVRLETSPEDIGGMHAAQGILTARGGMTSHAAIVARAMGKPCVAGSADITVHEAQRTFEAKGQTVREGDWITLDGTAGEVLLGKVSLIQPELSGDFGTLMKWADAERRIGVRTNADTPADARATMKFGAEGIGLCRTEHMFFEGNRIDAVREMILAEDATGRRRALAKLLPMQRADFLAMFEEMKGLPVIIRLLDPPLHEFLPKTEEEMLAVASAMGVPVERVRDKAESLAEFNPMLGHRGCRLGIAFPEITEMQARAIFEAACRLAKQRKKVLPEIMIPLVGIGEEFRHQRAVVDKVAAEVMREAGVKVKYLVGTMIEIPRACLVADEIARDAEFFSFGTNDLTQTTYGFSRDDAGKFLQQYLDLGILPEDPFVTLDARGVGELMTIGLERGRRVRKDLEVGICGEHGGDPASVEFCHRVGLDYVSCSPYRVPVAKLAAARAALRGKVRVKEMGEK; encoded by the coding sequence ATGGCCAAGAAGTACGTGTACTTCTTCGCGAAGGGCAAGGCCGAGGGCCGGGCGGTCATGAAGGACCTCCTCGGGGGGAAGGGGTCCAATCTGGCCGAGATGACCGCGCTGGGGGTTCCCGTCCCGCCGGGCTTCACCATCACCACCGAGGCCTGCGTCGAGTTCATGCGACGGAAGGGGAAGTTCCCCCCGGGCCTGTGGGAGCAGGTGCGGAAGAACCTGGCCCGCCTGGAGGAGGCGATGGGCGCGCGGTTCGGCGATCCGGAGAACCCGCTGCTGGTCTCGGTCCGCTCCGGCGCCCGGGTCTCCATGCCGGGGATGATGGACACGGTGCTGAACCTGGGGCTGAACGACCGGACCGTGCAGGGCCTGATCGCCCGATCGGGCAACCCCCGCTTCGCCTATGACTGCTACCGTCGCTTCGTCCAGATGTTCGGCGACGTGGTGCTCGGGCTCAAGCCCGAGAGCCAGGAAGAGAGGGATCCCTTCGAGGTGGCGCTGGAGCAGAAGAAGCGGGAGGAGCGGGTCACACACGACACCGAGCTTTCCGCGGGGACCCTGAAGGACCTCGTGACTCGGTTCAAGACCCTTATCCGGCAGCGCAAGGGAGTCGCCTTCCCCGAGGATCCCGAGGAGCAACTGCGGCTCGCGGTGAGCGCGGTCTTTGCGTCGTGGGATAACCCCCGTGCTGTCAAGTACCGGGAGCTGAACCGGATCCCGGCCGATTGGGGGACTGCCATCAATGTCCAGGCGATGGTCTTCGGGAACCTGGGGGAGACCTCCGCCAGCGGCGTGGCCTTCACCCGCGACCCGGCGACCGGGACGAGGCGGCTCTACGGGGAGTTCCTCGTGAACGCCCAGGGGGAGGACGTGGTGGCGGGGATCCGGACGCCGCAGCCGCTGGATGACCTGCACCGGCTCCTGCCGAAGGCCTACCGGGAGTTCACCCGGATCGCCGCGCGCCTGGAAAAGCACTTCCGGGACATGCAGGACATCGAGTTCACCATTCAGGATCGTCGCCTCTACATCCTTCAGACCCGGACCGGGAAGCGGACCGGCACGGCCGCGGTGAAGATCGCCGTGGACATGGCGCGGGAGGGGCTCATTGACCGGCGGATGGCCCTGCTGCGCGTGGACCCGCGGCAACTGGAGCAACTCCTGCACCCCATGATTGATCCCAAGGCCAAGCTGCAGCGCGTGGCGCGGGGCCTGGCGGCCTCGCCGGGGGCGGCGGTGGGCCGGGTGGTTTTCACCGCGGACGAGGCCGAGGCCTGGGCCGCCCGCGGGGAGAAAGTGATCCTGGTCCGCCTGGAGACCTCCCCCGAGGACATCGGCGGCATGCACGCGGCCCAGGGGATCCTCACCGCGCGCGGGGGGATGACCTCGCATGCTGCCATCGTAGCGCGCGCAATGGGGAAGCCCTGCGTGGCCGGCTCTGCCGACATCACGGTCCACGAGGCGCAGCGCACGTTCGAGGCGAAGGGCCAGACCGTTCGCGAAGGGGACTGGATCACCCTGGACGGGACGGCCGGGGAGGTGCTGCTGGGGAAGGTCTCCCTCATCCAGCCCGAACTGTCCGGGGACTTCGGCACCCTGATGAAGTGGGCCGACGCCGAGAGGAGGATCGGGGTCCGGACCAATGCCGACACGCCGGCGGACGCCCGGGCCACCATGAAGTTCGGGGCCGAGGGAATCGGCCTGTGCCGGACCGAGCACATGTTCTTCGAGGGGAACCGGATCGACGCCGTCCGAGAGATGATCCTCGCGGAAGATGCCACCGGCCGGCGGCGCGCCCTGGCGAAACTCTTGCCGATGCAGCGGGCGGACTTCCTGGCCATGTTCGAGGAGATGAAGGGGCTACCGGTCATCATCCGGCTCCTCGATCCCCCCCTCCACGAGTTCCTCCCCAAGACGGAGGAGGAGATGCTCGCGGTGGCGAGCGCGATGGGGGTGCCGGTGGAGCGGGTGCGGGACAAGGCCGAGAGCCTCGCGGAGTTCAACCCGATGCTGGGGCACCGGGGATGCCGCCTGGGCATCGCCTTCCCCGAGATCACCGAGATGCAGGCCCGGGCCATCTTCGAGGCGGCCTGCCGGCTGGCGAAGCAGCGCAAGAAAGTCCTCCCTGAGATTATGATCCCCCTGGTGGGGATCGGGGAGGAGTTCCGGCACCAGCGGGCCGTGGTGGACAAGGTCGCCGCGGAGGTGATGCGGGAGGCCGGCGTCAAGGTGAAGTACCTGGTGGGGACGATGATCGAGATCCCCCGGGCGTGCCTGGTGGCCGACGAGATCGCCCGCGACGCCGAGTTCTTCTCCTTCGGGACGAACGACCTCACCCAGACCACCTACGGGTTCTCACGGGACGACGCGGGAAAGTTCCTACAACAGTACCTGGACCTGGGGATCCTGCCCGAGGACCCCTTCGTCACGCTCGATGCCCGGGGTGTCGGCGAGCTGATGACGATCGGCCTCGAGCGGGGGCGGAGGGTGCGGAAGGACCTGGAGGTGGGGATCTGCGGGGAGCACGGCGGGGACCCGGCGTCGGTCGAGTTCTGCCACCGGGTCGGCCTCGACTATGTCTCCTGCTCCCCCTACCGGGTCCCCGTGGCCAAGCTGGCCGCGGCCCGGGCGGCCCTCCGGGGGAAGGTCCGGGTGAAAGAGATGGGGGAGAAGTAG